One genomic window of Cannabis sativa cultivar Pink pepper isolate KNU-18-1 chromosome 2, ASM2916894v1, whole genome shotgun sequence includes the following:
- the LOC115720654 gene encoding germin-like protein subfamily 1 member 17: protein MMKTCTLFLSAIVLALATHIARAYDPSPLQDFCVAIDDPKDMLFVNGRFCKNPELVKAEDFFFSGINIPGNTDNAVGSNVTAVLVDNLPGLNTLGISLARIDYAPYGQNPPHTHPRASEILFVAEGTLYVGFVSSNQDGNRLFTKVLNKGDVFVFPIGMIHFQFNIGKTPALAFAGLGSQNPGVITIANAVFGSDPPINPDVLAKAFMLEKNVVEFLQKRFGA, encoded by the exons atgatGAAGACTTGTACTTTATTCCTTTCGGCAATTGTTTTAGCTTTGGCAACTCATATTGCTAGAGCATACGACCCCAGCCCTCTTCAGGACTTTTGCGTAGCAATCGATGATCCCAAAGATATGC TGTTCGTGAACGGGAGATTCTGCAAGAACCCGGAGCTGGTGAAGGCAGAGGACTTCTTCTTCTCAGGAATCAACATTCCAGGCAACACTGACAACGCAGTCGGTTCCAACGTCACGGCCGTGCTCGTCGACAACCTACCCGGCCTTAACACACTAGGCATATCTCTTGCCCGTATTGACTATGCTCCGTACGGGCAGAACCCGCCTCACACTCACCCACGCGCCTCGGAAATACTTTTCGTGGCGGAGGGAACACTGTACGTAGGTTTCGTTTCGTCGAACCAAGACGGGAACAGACTGTTCACGAAGGTTCTGAACAAGGGAGACGTGTTTGTGTTCCCCATTGGAATGATTCACTTCCAGTTCAATATAGGAAAGACTCCAGCCTTAGCCTTTGCTGGATTGGGAAGCCAGAATCCGGGAGTGATTACCATTGCTAATGCCGTGTTTGGTTCTGACCCACCAATCAACCCTGATGTTCTCGCTAAGGCCTTCATGCTAGAGAAGAATGTGGTTGAGTTTCTTCAGAAGCGGTTTGGGGCTTGA